The following is a genomic window from Photobacterium sp. GJ3.
GCGGTTTTCCCGGCACCGGGTCCACCCGTGAAAACAATGCGATGGTTCACTAAAACCTCTTCATTCAAAACGAAGTATGGAAAGCTTTCTTCAACACACTCTTGCGGAAACCACAGTGTTGTCCAACTCGCCGGAAGGCAGGCGTCTGCTTGAATGACTTATCACACAGAAATTGACTGCATTCCAAACGTGTGGGCCTCACCACCGACCCTGACTTTGATCACGGTCTGATCGTCCGACTCAACAGTCGCTGTAATTCTGGAAACACAGTTCATTGCCCGCCCTTGCTCGAAAATGAAATCATTCGAATGCTCACCACGACAGTGCTTGGTTAAATAACATGCCAGTGCGCCACTGGCACTGCCCGTGGCTGACTCCTCCGGAATGCCAAACAAAGGTGCAAAATTTCGGCAACTGGCCGTCAAGCCACTGTCTTTCTCACACAATTCGAAAGCATGGAGACCCACAAGATCATGCGCTTTACAGAAGTCAGATAATAACGTTTCATTCACTTGGATTTTGTCCAGATACCCATGCGGTACAGGAACAATCAGATCAGGTAAGCCGGTTGAAATCACTTCGTTCGGTAACTGTGTCGATTCAAGAACCGTTTTATCAATGCCAATGAGCGCCGATATCGTCTCAGGATTAAATTCACCCAGGTATTCAGGTAACGCCTGCGCCATCACGATATGCCCCTGAGGCGCGATTGTGACGTTAAGTAAACCGGCTTTCGTCCGTTGAATATATTGCCCTTCGGTTACGATCCCTTTGTGATACAGTGTTGAAAAAGCCGCTAAGGTTGCGTGGCCACAAAAATCTACTTCACCCGTCACCGTAAAGAAGGATAACGCAAAGTCGACTTCATTATCCTGAGACACAAAGGCTGTTTCAGAGTAACCAACCGCTTGTGCAATGATTAATTTTTCCTGGCGAGTTAAGTCATCAGCGTGCAACACCACACCCGCAGGATTGCCTCCGGTTTCATTTACGGTAAAGGAGTTCACCAGATACGCTTCAACGTTTTTCAATTTAACTTTCTCCATGGAGCAATAGGATTGCAGTCAGCCAGGCATTGCCCACTCTTCTGCTGCAAACTGAAAAATAAAGTACGCTTCTTGAACGATTTATTCGCCGAGCATCTTACACAGAATGTGTGATTGTGCCTTAAACCCCAGCTTCTCATAAAAGTGTTGGGCTGGCTGGTTAAAAGCCATCACCTCAAGCCTGATTTGCGCCGCGCCCTGGCTTTTAGCCCAGCGGCTACAGGCCTGCATCAGTTCAGTACCAACGCCGGAAGTCCGGCAGTTTTCATCAACAACGATCGTCCCAACACGGCAGATCGGGCAGCGAACAAGAAATGGAATCGCCTCATTCTTCGAGATGAATGCCGTGAGAAAACCGACAACACGATTCTCAATTTCTGCAACCAAGAATAACCGCGACGGATCACTCAGAGCGTGCTTTAAAAATTCTTTATCCGCTTCAGAGGGCTTGATAAATGCTTCAGGTGCATTTTCAAAATGAAGCATACCTATTTGCTCATTCAAGACCAGTAATGCGGTTAAATCTGTTGTTTTTGCTTTTCTGATATTCATCATTTCCTTCGACATTGATATATCCTCATCACACAACAACAAATGAGCTCTTACAATATTTCATACAGCGTAATCTTTATCATTCCTTGAATCGATCAACTGAACTCTGAAACCTTCAGATAAATTATATTGTTGAACAACCGACAAAACAGATTCTGTTTTCACGATAGAAGATATCATGAGAAAAAGCTGATCATACATACGATGTAACACCTCATAACACGTGTCATCAGGAAGGCCTTCGTGATAAGGAGTCAAATCAAAACTTAATGTGCTTAATATTTCTTCAAGCTTTTCACTGGGCGAAACATCCACATTGTATAAATAGAATTTCCAATCTGTCGTATAGTAATCACTCTCTTTCTTCACCTTTTCTTCCCAGGCGTCTTCTCCTGTGACTAAGAAGTTAATGATAAACTCACACGCATGATCAGGGTTAAATTCAAAATCGATTACCTGAATTTCATAGTCAGCGAAAAAATCGCGTTGACTATCAAGATAACTTGTCAGTTCTTTCAGTAATAACGGTTGATATTTATCAATCACATTGGTTTTAAAATTTTCAATATCAATCATACTTCAATCTTTTGTGAGAACACAGACATAAAAACCATATCGTGCAAGGTATGGTTAAACGTAACCTAGTGATTTGACGCCAGCGAAAGTTCCATTTCGATCAAACAGTTAACTTCTGAACGCTTCGTGAAACCTTTAGATTCATATAACTTAATGGCTGGATTTTCACGAAACACACGCAGCACAAGTCGCTGACTTTTCCGCTTGAGTGCATGGTGCCGAACGATGTCAAGACATTGAGTGCCAATCCCTTTTCCCTGAACGTCTGACACAAGCTGTAAATCTCTTAAATAGGTCGTACTCTCACTGTAACTCAAACGAACAACACCAACACGGATCTGACCGTCATAAACCTCGTAATTGTCGAACTCATCCCAAGAACATAAAAACTGATGCCGATCCCAAACGA
Proteins encoded in this region:
- a CDS encoding PhzF family phenazine biosynthesis protein yields the protein MKNVEAYLVNSFTVNETGGNPAGVVLHADDLTRQEKLIIAQAVGYSETAFVSQDNEVDFALSFFTVTGEVDFCGHATLAAFSTLYHKGIVTEGQYIQRTKAGLLNVTIAPQGHIVMAQALPEYLGEFNPETISALIGIDKTVLESTQLPNEVISTGLPDLIVPVPHGYLDKIQVNETLLSDFCKAHDLVGLHAFELCEKDSGLTASCRNFAPLFGIPEESATGSASGALACYLTKHCRGEHSNDFIFEQGRAMNCVSRITATVESDDQTVIKVRVGGEAHTFGMQSISV
- a CDS encoding GNAT family N-acetyltransferase; this encodes MNIRKAKTTDLTALLVLNEQIGMLHFENAPEAFIKPSEADKEFLKHALSDPSRLFLVAEIENRVVGFLTAFISKNEAIPFLVRCPICRVGTIVVDENCRTSGVGTELMQACSRWAKSQGAAQIRLEVMAFNQPAQHFYEKLGFKAQSHILCKMLGE
- a CDS encoding N-acetyltransferase, whose product is MKVTFVRGTDLFFAEHLTKTNMSGYYQTHGIVWDRHQFLCSWDEFDNYEVYDGQIRVGVVRLSYSESTTYLRDLQLVSDVQGKGIGTQCLDIVRHHALKRKSQRLVLRVFRENPAIKLYESKGFTKRSEVNCLIEMELSLASNH